In Sander vitreus isolate 19-12246 unplaced genomic scaffold, sanVit1 ctg360_0, whole genome shotgun sequence, the genomic window cacacacacacacacacacacacacacacacacacacacacacacacacacacacacacacacacacacacacacacacacacacacacacacacacacacaaacaaacacacacacaaacacacacacacacacacacacacacacacacacacacacacacacaaacacacacacacacacacacacacacacacacaatgtgacaGCAGCACGCCCTCTGCTGGTTAGAGGCAGGTGTTACAGCTGCATCCTCTGACAAACCCTTTGAAAGTCTTCATTATGAAAGTTAagagtttatttcatttatacaaCATCACAACAAGTGTTGCACCAACATGCTTCACAATGACAGATCACAATCTGTCCCCAGCCCTGTCCCCGGCAAATAGGAGGCCCTGTCCCTGACTAACAGGAGGTCCTGTCCTTGACTAACAGGATACCTTTGGTTTCcatatgtttgtagttttgttttcttgtttcatgctactgtatacaacactgtgctactcttacaaacaTAATGTTTTCctgtaacattacattgttgtttacagtgtTCAACcctctcagcagattactttctcTCTACAACATTGTAAATGGAGATataagcctatgaaagacaaagagctttagatttagaacaacagttatgtacatggtatatccaaaaactaacgattatgaaaaaagtgtttgccatttgatgcaaatgcttcattttgagatgtttttatggtattttgaatgcagtgtttcattttgaaggagatgtgaggcattttgcattttgtgtgtgcagttttgggaattgtgtgtagagttttaaaaaaaggaggcatagttttgaaaatgtgtgtaagcagttggaaaaaactgtaatccaGATTCTGCTCCGTCATCTCGGTGTGAGCTACAGATTGATCTAGATTATTTTATTAGGAAGATTATAAACTGGTACTGGACCCTGATCATTAAGTCTGTTGTTGGTTATTTTATGTAAAACCTTTGGATTGCTAAGAGTTACCCAGTTTAGAGTTAATTATCTCTGTGGATGTTGTGcaaaaaagtgacaccaagagtcccgacccagagcgtcaaaaagtagAACagacaatataacggctacaagtccagctgagatgatcagaccattacacacacaaaagtgtgtgtgtgtgtgtgtgtgtgtgtgtgtgtgtgtgtgtgtgtgtgtgtgtgtgtgtgtgtgtgtgtgtgtgtgtgtgtgtgtgtgtgtgtgtgagtgtgtgtgtgtgtgtgtgtgtgtgtgcctgtgtgtgtgtgtgtgtgtgtgtgtgtgtgtgtgtgtgtgtgtgtgtgtgtgtgtgtgtgtgtgtgtgtgtgtgtgtgtgtgtgtatgtgtcttgtgtgtgtgtgtgtgtgtgtgtgtgtgtgtgtgtgtgtgtgtgtgtgtgtgtgtgtgtgtgtgtgtgtgtgtgtgtgtgtgtgtgtgtgtgtgtgtgtgtgtgtgtgtgtatgtgtgtgtgtgtgtgtgtgtgtgtgtgtgtgtgtgtgtgtgtgtgtgtgtgtgtgtgtgtgtgtgtctgtatgtgtatgtgtgtgtttttgagtcAGAAACTAACGCTAAAGGCCCCTGACAAGTTGTCTTTAAAGCGTTTCTGGCAAAGAACCAATCAGAAGCCTTGCCTGccctgtgacatcactgtgaaGAGCAGGTGAGCTGTGTTTGTGACGGAGGCGGCCATGAACGTGCAGACGGACTGCAAGAGGAGAAACGTGATGACTGGAGGATCGTCCTGTGAGTCAAACTGCAGGatctattttgtgtgtgtgggtggtggaGCGACACGTCAGAGCTGCTGAGGGAAGGCCTGATCACCTCGACACCACCTCCACTACGCCCACGGCTTCACTCTCCATGAGCTGCTCCAGAGATCAGCCAGAGGAACATCTCTATTTAGACTTACTCTCTTTATTCACATCTCAATATCATATTTCCTCTGGGGGGGGAACTCTGCTAATCACTTGTTTCTAGACGTTTCCAATAACCAATAAGATTACAGGACATTAACAACAAAGATTATTTAAAGTCATTGATTTGTAGTGAAAACCGGATGAATAACAGAATGACATGATATAATAATATGATCAGCTTATTGATTCTGTTTGAGCTGATGGATATCTCAGGTCTAATGTCTATATCTCTCTGATTCTCCAGATCAGATCAGTCTGAAGTGCAGCAGGTTGGCCTCTGTAAATATCTGGGAGCAGTAATGTCAATGAACTCACTTTAAAGGCAACGTCTCATTctcctgtatatatatatatatatatatatatatatatatatatatatatatatatatatgtatgtatatatatatatatgtatatatatatatgtatatatatatatatgtatatatatatgtatatacaggtatgtatatatatataggtatattattattattattattattattaagattaTTAAGATTTAAAGGAGGAGGAGCGGTGTTATGGGAGTGTTTGTCTTTGagatattattaaattattgatTATAATCATTCAAACAGAAACATCTTCAGACACTCGGCAGGGTTTTATTcattgaaatatatattttatatgtaaatataatatatatattttacattcatataagaataagaataagaaaatCTCTTGAATAAAGCAGCAGTGCCTTCTGCAGGACAAACTGATCCATTACAGACTTAGTTACTGTTTATTCCTTCATTTCTTCATGTTATTAATGttgttaatattattaatattattaatgatgttcatgttattaatgttattaaaaaaagttttaaaaaatgaacgcgttatgtcacgcgttaatgctgacagagacagccctaataaataataataataaaaaataataaaaatatctatagatatatatttatatatagttaaaataaaatatcccGTCTGGTGTCCTGGGTTAAAacagatatataaataaaatataaacgcagtcaaattaaataaaatgttcctgttggcCGCTGGGCGGCGCTGCACTTTACAGAACTATAAACAGATCCGTCTGCGTTTCCGGTTCCGGTTCAGTCCCagcagcgttttgttttgtttgtttctctgtcgTCCAGTTTTATTTTCTGCTCTAATGTACCGAGCACCGGACAGACCTCAGCGGAGCCCTGCAGCCCCGCGGCCGGCTGGAAGGTTCCCCTCCCCGGCCTCCGGCTGGGGTTTCCCCCGCTCTCCTTACGGAGGCTCCGGACAACGGGGAGCATCTCCCCGCGGTTACTCTCCGGCTTCCCCGGGCTACTCTCCAGGCTACTCCCCGGCATCTCACCGAGGATACAGGGACGGTTCCCCGGCCGGGTTCGGCAACGGGTCCCGGGGATTCGGGGAGTCTCCGGCCGGGTTCGGCAGCGGGTCCCGGGGTTTCGGGGAGTCTCCGGCTGGGTTCGGCAACGGGTCCCGGGGGTTCGGGGAGTCTCCGGCCGGATTCGGTAGCGGGTCCCGGGCGTTCGGGGGGCACATGAGGCACAGAGGAAGCGGAGGTTTCCGGCGGCCTCAGTCCTTTAGTCCCGCCTCAGCTAACTTCCAGGTAAAGTTCagaaaacattatatatattattatatagttccaccagactccatgtaaataatccgtacttttagcgtgtatagagccagcatatctccacatgtaaatgggtgaattaagggtttatttcaaccaaaccagagtggtgattgttggaacagtggaaagatgaaccaagacggcttttggtagtttgatttagtttctgtccactttgaatgaagtgtgttttaccatgataaaagtcctgattatttacatggagtctggtggagatatactggctctatacacgctaaaagtcctgattatttacatggagtctggtgggtttggtgatggtgatttcggggctgtttcttgttaaactaaaaggatcttactctttaactaaaaggtctatctctgtagggatccatcccataatgttgtcagacacttacaataataatctgagtctgtcagcagcaacaacagaacttttagtgactctaactgctgctgagcattagtcctgtagggtaacattacagcttgttactaactgctgctgaacattagtcctgtagttAAAAGGgttttaaactgtgtgtgtgtgtaggtggagaAGTATTTCAGTCCGTCGATGCTCCAGGACCCCTGGGCGGCTCTGCAGCCCGTCACAGACAGACGGACCACCTGACaggaaataaacaacaacaataatgcCATGGTAACCAACACCAACCAGACTCATCAGCAGCAGATTTTAACCATTTAAACTCTGAATGTTGACCATCTGACCCCTGAGGTCAGCTGATCAGAGACCTTCTGAGCGCGCTCAGTAACCAGCAGCTTTCAGGGATTTTTACTGGATGAACTGACgatgtttttaacagtttttaagtttttaacagATTGTTCTTCTTCGTGGGTTTTATTCTCAgactgattttatttttgacagatGAAAGAAATAAAATCTTTACTTTAAACTGAAGTCTACAGATTGTTCTTGATcttctgttttaatttgaaagaAACGGGAAGAACTTGTCTCTATAGAAACAGGAAGAACTAGTAACGTAAAGTCTGACCCACTCCACAGGACACCTGAGGCTAATacattataacgccagactatccaTGTAATGTCAAGAATTAAAACTACCCTTACATCTCAatgatcacattacattttgagggactagtttctcagcagcggtGGAATTTTACTTagctccggttagtagtactgcgccagaaagtaaacagagaagtgTACTCCAGTCGGGACACCTAGTAGCTGCTGGTTCGGACATCAAGACACCGGCGGAGACTCTACTCAACTGGTGAATGTGTAGTGATCCTTTTAGACCAGAGGACTCTGAAAACCCACAaaatctaaaggaccacaagtcactgacaacgacTGCGGTTCCATCtgtctttccagatgcaccaacagctactgatgaacaggtaataacttttggtaggctactctagctaatga contains:
- the mplkip gene encoding M-phase-specific PLK1-interacting protein is translated as MYRAPDRPQRSPAAPRPAGRFPSPASGWGFPRSPYGGSGQRGASPRGYSPASPGYSPGYSPASHRGYRDGSPAGFGNGSRGFGESPAGFGSGSRGFGESPAGFGNGSRGFGESPAGFGSGSRAFGGHMRHRGSGGFRRPQSFSPASANFQVEKYFSPSMLQDPWAALQPVTDRRTT